In Sporosarcina psychrophila, a genomic segment contains:
- a CDS encoding MFS transporter, giving the protein MTTVKESSALGNPVYPIMFAIGACHLLNDTLQAVIPAMFPVLVKERGFSFTQLGFIFFALNMVASVLQPVIGYISDRKPKPYALPFGMMFSLIGIGGLAFAPTYWLLIVSVMLLGFGSAVFHPEGSRVSFMAAGSKRGLSQSIYQVGGNSGQALAPLIGAFILVPYGQKSAALFLLVAALGIFILMKISAWYKKQLEQEKLNNRKKVLLSSIGNLTKKKIGIALGLLLVIIFARSFYVTNITSFFIFHLMDKYEVSDKEGLLYIFLFLALGAVGTFFGGPMADKLGRKNVIVLSLAVPIPLCLILPYVPLWAVAVLLMLIGFFIMLSFSVTVVYAQELVPSKIGTMAGLTVGLAFGMGAIGSVIIGIMMDSIGIHPTMIIVSFLPIIGLVGLALPRDQKLTAETAD; this is encoded by the coding sequence ATGACCACAGTAAAAGAATCATCTGCATTAGGAAATCCTGTTTATCCAATTATGTTTGCAATTGGTGCTTGCCATTTGTTAAACGATACGCTTCAAGCTGTGATTCCAGCAATGTTTCCTGTTCTTGTAAAAGAGAGGGGGTTTAGCTTTACCCAACTTGGATTCATTTTTTTTGCTTTGAATATGGTGGCATCAGTCTTACAACCGGTCATCGGGTATATAAGTGACCGGAAGCCAAAACCTTATGCGCTTCCATTCGGAATGATGTTTTCGCTAATTGGAATAGGGGGGCTCGCTTTTGCTCCAACCTACTGGTTATTAATCGTTTCCGTCATGTTACTTGGATTTGGTTCCGCCGTTTTTCACCCTGAAGGATCACGAGTCTCTTTTATGGCTGCAGGATCGAAGCGTGGACTTTCCCAATCCATCTATCAAGTGGGTGGAAACTCGGGACAGGCACTTGCACCGTTGATTGGTGCGTTCATATTAGTTCCGTATGGTCAAAAATCAGCAGCGTTATTTTTGCTTGTTGCAGCACTTGGTATTTTTATATTGATGAAAATATCTGCCTGGTATAAAAAGCAGTTGGAACAGGAGAAGTTAAACAATCGTAAGAAAGTCCTTCTCTCATCGATTGGTAACTTAACGAAAAAGAAAATAGGGATAGCACTTGGTTTACTTCTTGTCATCATCTTCGCCCGTTCATTTTACGTTACGAATATTACAAGTTTTTTCATATTTCATTTGATGGATAAATATGAGGTATCAGATAAAGAAGGATTACTCTATATATTCCTGTTTTTGGCACTTGGGGCAGTCGGCACATTTTTTGGCGGACCGATGGCAGACAAGCTTGGAAGAAAAAATGTCATTGTACTTTCGCTCGCAGTGCCGATACCGTTATGCTTAATACTTCCATATGTTCCATTATGGGCTGTGGCAGTGTTACTGATGTTAATTGGTTTTTTCATTATGCTAAGCTTTTCGGTGACAGTTGTTTATGCACAAGAGCTAGTACCAAGCAAAATTGGAACGATGGCAGGGCTGACTGTTGGACTGGCATTTGGTATGGGAGCAATTGGTTCGGTTATCATCGGAATAATGATGGATAGTATTGGTATTCATCCTACGATGATCATTGTTTCATTCCTCCCTATTATTGGACTTGTAGGGTTGGCGCTACCGCGCGATCAAAAATTAACAGCAGAAACTGCGGATTAA
- a CDS encoding DinB family protein — translation MNNYCRYALHQIRVAIDSLVELVDCLEEHDLQQRPTAAKHSVGELLEHIATICRADFYIADGANQEEMATIYSTVSLISKEEIKEALLSNYTFLQERFMEFNEEELHMEITSYWGVTYSRYEWLVETTVHLYHHRGQLHSILVHCYGLDLNAQLFE, via the coding sequence ATGAACAATTATTGTAGATATGCGTTGCATCAAATAAGGGTTGCGATTGATTCCCTTGTTGAACTAGTAGATTGCTTAGAAGAGCATGACTTACAACAAAGACCAACAGCTGCAAAACATTCCGTTGGTGAGTTATTAGAGCATATTGCCACAATATGTAGAGCGGATTTTTATATTGCTGATGGTGCAAACCAAGAAGAAATGGCTACAATTTATTCAACAGTTTCATTGATTTCAAAAGAGGAAATTAAAGAGGCATTATTGAGTAATTATACTTTTTTACAAGAGAGATTTATGGAGTTTAATGAAGAAGAGTTGCACATGGAAATAACTTCTTATTGGGGGGTGACCTATTCCCGGTATGAGTGGCTAGTAGAAACAACAGTCCACCTATACCATCATAGAGGGCAATTGCATTCAATACTTGTTCATTGTTATGGTTTGGACTTAAATGCTCAGCTATTTGAATAA
- a CDS encoding MFS transporter: protein MSKDQRKKMLILMINMFIAVGSFGIIIPILPAYLLSIGQGGTAAGLMIAIFAGAQLVMSPIAGKWTDRYGRRIMIISGLSGLALSMFVFYFSDSIGVLYLSRVIGGVGAALLIPAIFAYVADITTMDQRAKGNSFISASMSLGIVIGPGIGGFLADFGLKMPLLISAIVGLAAVAFSAFMLEESMDTKIEVPNEKPEPMVKEIAQSFNKPYFIPLVITLVMSFGLMAYESVLGLFVDNVFGATPKDIAVLVTSTGIISVIIQLFAVDWIVRKFGEAVVLNIFLALAALGFLLSIFVPSYIMFFGVTMIIFLSTSILRPVLTTLISKLAGNEQGFAMGMNNAYMSIGNVLGPLLAGLLFDVHILYPFILGLIVLVITIFVSMKWKGPRNISM from the coding sequence TTGTCCAAAGACCAAAGAAAGAAAATGCTAATATTAATGATTAATATGTTTATTGCAGTAGGAAGTTTCGGAATTATAATACCTATATTACCGGCCTATCTTTTGTCAATTGGCCAAGGTGGGACGGCAGCGGGCTTGATGATTGCCATATTTGCGGGAGCACAGCTTGTAATGTCACCAATTGCAGGGAAATGGACGGATCGCTATGGACGTAGAATAATGATTATTTCAGGACTTAGCGGTTTGGCCCTGTCCATGTTCGTTTTTTACTTTTCAGATTCGATAGGTGTGTTATATCTATCCCGTGTTATTGGCGGCGTTGGAGCAGCGTTATTAATCCCAGCGATTTTTGCTTACGTGGCAGATATCACAACAATGGATCAGCGTGCCAAAGGTAACAGTTTCATTTCTGCTTCGATGTCACTTGGGATTGTTATTGGTCCTGGAATCGGAGGATTTTTAGCTGATTTTGGTTTGAAAATGCCACTGCTTATATCTGCGATAGTAGGACTCGCAGCCGTTGCTTTTTCAGCATTCATGTTGGAAGAAAGCATGGATACGAAAATCGAAGTGCCTAATGAAAAACCTGAGCCAATGGTAAAAGAAATTGCACAGTCATTTAACAAACCGTACTTTATCCCTTTAGTTATCACGCTTGTCATGAGCTTTGGGTTAATGGCATATGAATCAGTTCTCGGCCTTTTTGTAGATAATGTGTTCGGAGCCACTCCGAAAGATATTGCTGTATTAGTAACTTCAACAGGTATCATCAGTGTAATCATCCAACTATTTGCTGTTGATTGGATTGTTCGCAAATTTGGTGAAGCAGTCGTGTTGAACATTTTCCTTGCTCTTGCGGCACTTGGATTTTTGCTGTCCATCTTTGTGCCGAGTTATATTATGTTTTTCGGTGTTACGATGATTATTTTCCTCTCGACTTCTATACTGAGGCCTGTACTGACGACACTCATATCTAAGTTGGCGGGGAATGAGCAAGGATTTGCGATGGGAATGAACAATGCATATATGAGCATTGGAAACGTCCTTGGACCACTTCTTGCTGGGCTTCTGTTTGACGTGCATATTTTGTATCCATTTATTTTGGGACTAATCGTTCTTGTAATTACAATATTTGTCTCTATGAAATGGAAAGGTCCACGAAACATCTCAATGTGA
- a CDS encoding MarR family winged helix-turn-helix transcriptional regulator: protein MNPLFHEVFQKTRLLSKELNLVLKEYDLFASQWTVLYCVHQHEEMILTNIWKYLNVEAPTITRTVSRLEELGWLKTYVGKDRREKVVRLSEEAVAKFPMIEASIIHFENEFLKGLSNEEQVILRGLLKKLDNERSE from the coding sequence ATGAATCCATTATTCCATGAAGTATTTCAAAAGACACGATTATTAAGTAAAGAATTAAATCTAGTGCTTAAAGAATATGATCTGTTCGCATCACAATGGACAGTGCTTTACTGTGTTCATCAACATGAGGAAATGATATTAACAAATATATGGAAGTATTTGAATGTGGAAGCTCCAACGATAACACGAACTGTGAGTCGATTGGAGGAATTAGGATGGCTGAAGACATACGTAGGGAAGGATCGTAGGGAAAAGGTAGTCCGCCTTTCGGAAGAAGCTGTAGCCAAGTTTCCTATGATTGAGGCCTCGATTATTCATTTTGAAAATGAATTTTTAAAAGGTTTGTCAAATGAAGAACAGGTAATACTAAGAGGATTATTGAAAAAGCTCGACAATGAAAGAAGTGAGTAA
- a CDS encoding MFS transporter: MSNLEKKEPIWTKPFVSLFFTNISVFIVFYGLVTTLPLYAIGVLNRTDEEAGLLMTVFLLSAIVVRPFTGKILDIAGKRKMLWIGLALYLICTVLYYFIQPFAGLLVLRFVQGIWFSIITTATLSIAADIVPITRRGAGLGYFSMSTNLAVVLGPLIALAVIQSYSFDVLFVVLSILMIVGVLTSLSAPAGVIPVKNDVKSKLSFGDLFEKRAVPVAFLGSLIALSYASVLSYLSIYAQEKGLLALASSFFLVFAAVMLLTRPFTGRLFDEKGPQYVIIPGFIFFAIGLVLLANMDSAISFLIAGAFVGFGYGALVPSFQTLAVQSTKHERSGYATATFFTFFDSGLAIGSFVLGLIALHFGYESVYLVSGALAFAVLILYMVIHRKKKHESLT; this comes from the coding sequence GTGAGTAATTTGGAAAAAAAAGAACCTATTTGGACAAAACCATTCGTCAGTTTGTTTTTTACTAATATATCTGTATTTATCGTATTTTATGGCCTTGTAACTACTCTGCCGCTTTATGCAATCGGGGTGTTGAACCGAACAGATGAAGAGGCGGGATTACTGATGACAGTATTTTTACTTTCCGCAATTGTTGTCAGACCGTTTACAGGGAAAATTTTAGATATTGCAGGAAAACGAAAAATGTTATGGATTGGTCTTGCCCTCTATTTGATATGTACAGTCCTTTATTATTTTATCCAACCGTTTGCGGGACTTTTAGTGTTGCGTTTTGTACAGGGGATCTGGTTTAGTATTATTACGACGGCGACACTTTCAATTGCGGCAGATATTGTGCCGATCACGCGAAGAGGAGCAGGCCTAGGCTATTTTTCGATGTCGACAAATTTAGCTGTTGTTCTCGGTCCATTAATTGCGCTGGCTGTCATTCAATCCTATTCATTCGATGTATTGTTTGTCGTGCTGAGTATATTAATGATTGTCGGCGTGTTAACATCTCTATCTGCACCAGCCGGCGTTATTCCAGTGAAAAATGATGTGAAAAGCAAATTGTCATTTGGCGACCTGTTTGAAAAACGGGCAGTGCCAGTGGCATTCCTTGGAAGTTTGATAGCATTGTCTTATGCGAGTGTCTTATCGTACCTATCCATTTATGCACAGGAAAAAGGACTCCTAGCATTGGCGAGTTCCTTCTTCCTCGTGTTTGCGGCAGTTATGCTATTAACTCGCCCGTTTACTGGTAGGCTCTTCGATGAAAAGGGGCCCCAATATGTAATAATACCCGGGTTTATATTTTTTGCCATCGGTCTTGTCCTTTTGGCAAACATGGATTCTGCAATATCCTTTTTAATTGCGGGGGCTTTTGTTGGATTTGGTTACGGTGCACTTGTTCCGAGCTTCCAGACACTTGCAGTACAATCAACAAAACATGAGAGAAGTGGATATGCGACCGCTACATTCTTCACGTTTTTTGATTCGGGCCTTGCGATAGGGTCGTTTGTACTTGGGCTAATTGCTCTCCATTTCGGATATGAATCCGTTTACTTGGTGTCGGGTGCACTTGCGTTTGCTGTCCTTATCCTTTATATGGTTATCCATCGGAAAAAGAAACATGAATCCTTAACATAG
- a CDS encoding BCCT family transporter has product MDRKFWRNPVFSISATVILFLVVAGAVLPEKFGNVADKLYDFTTVNFGWFYLLVVFIIVIFLAGLAISKYGAIRIGGDEERPDYPFFTWIGMLFSAGFGVGLVFWGVAEPMSHYFISPIGGIEPHSEQAARVAMGYSFFHWGISQWAIFGIVGLVIGFLQFRKKKDGLISTALEPLLGSNKKLKIGIDSFAVIATVMGIATSLGLGILQMAGGLESVFNIKSTFSIQLIIIIIVFICYMLSAASGLNKGIRYLGNFNLGMAIAMLVFFFIVGPKVFILETFTLAIGDYITNFIQYSLRLQPYQGGTWVRDWTIFYWAWTIAWSPFVGAFVARVSKGRTIREFIIGVMVIPPVFACMWIATLGGTALYSDLNNGTKIAEAVNADVTSAIFETFRHMPFTGLMSALAILLIFTFLVTSADSATYILASMTTKGSLMPPLIVKMVWGILMSAIAAVLLYAGGLDALQSASLIAALPFTVLLLLLVIGMGKLLKKEPITVRPADIRSFERIERAVKKKAEKEKSIMPSSKRRNQQKK; this is encoded by the coding sequence TTGGATAGGAAGTTTTGGAGAAATCCGGTATTCTCAATTTCAGCAACAGTTATCTTGTTTCTTGTAGTTGCGGGGGCGGTATTACCGGAAAAGTTTGGAAATGTAGCAGATAAATTATACGACTTTACAACAGTGAATTTTGGCTGGTTCTACTTGCTGGTTGTTTTCATCATAGTGATATTTTTAGCTGGTCTGGCGATCAGTAAGTATGGAGCAATCAGGATTGGCGGCGATGAAGAACGGCCGGATTATCCGTTTTTCACATGGATTGGGATGTTATTTTCGGCTGGTTTCGGAGTAGGGCTCGTTTTTTGGGGTGTAGCGGAACCGATGAGCCACTATTTCATTTCACCGATTGGAGGCATAGAACCGCATTCAGAACAAGCGGCACGGGTTGCAATGGGTTACTCATTTTTCCACTGGGGTATTTCTCAATGGGCTATCTTCGGTATTGTTGGCTTGGTTATCGGGTTTTTACAATTTCGAAAGAAAAAAGATGGTCTCATTTCCACAGCTTTGGAGCCGTTGCTAGGATCGAATAAAAAGTTGAAGATAGGTATTGATTCTTTTGCAGTCATTGCTACAGTCATGGGGATTGCCACTTCGCTTGGGCTCGGTATTTTGCAGATGGCTGGTGGTCTGGAATCTGTATTTAACATTAAAAGTACATTCAGCATACAGTTAATTATTATAATTATCGTTTTTATTTGCTACATGCTGTCGGCAGCTTCAGGGTTGAATAAAGGAATCCGTTATTTAGGGAACTTTAACTTAGGAATGGCAATAGCGATGCTTGTGTTCTTTTTCATCGTGGGTCCAAAGGTATTCATCCTTGAAACCTTTACACTGGCAATCGGTGATTACATAACGAATTTCATTCAATACAGTTTGCGTTTACAGCCTTATCAAGGTGGGACATGGGTCCGGGATTGGACGATATTCTATTGGGCGTGGACAATCGCATGGTCGCCTTTTGTTGGGGCGTTCGTTGCACGTGTATCCAAAGGTAGAACGATTCGAGAATTCATCATCGGGGTAATGGTCATTCCGCCGGTGTTTGCATGCATGTGGATTGCAACATTGGGCGGGACAGCACTTTATAGTGATTTGAACAACGGTACAAAGATAGCGGAAGCTGTTAACGCTGATGTCACTTCTGCAATTTTCGAGACGTTTAGACATATGCCATTCACTGGACTCATGTCCGCTTTGGCAATCTTATTGATTTTTACATTCTTGGTGACATCTGCGGATTCGGCAACGTACATCCTGGCGAGTATGACAACGAAGGGGAGTTTGATGCCACCCTTGATTGTGAAAATGGTTTGGGGAATCCTAATGTCAGCGATAGCGGCAGTGCTGTTATATGCCGGCGGGTTGGATGCATTGCAATCTGCTTCACTTATTGCTGCATTGCCTTTCACGGTTCTTCTCCTTTTACTTGTAATCGGAATGGGCAAATTGTTGAAGAAAGAACCAATTACGGTCAGACCGGCCGACATAAGAAGTTTTGAGAGGATCGAACGTGCAGTGAAGAAGAAAGCTGAGAAGGAAAAATCAATTATGCCTTCATCCAAAAGAAGGAATCAGCAGAAGAAGTGA
- a CDS encoding protein-tyrosine phosphatase family protein — protein MTIKKYEELVSNRIFIGGVDAIDDLLANEKIDIIFDLRAEVKVPLSNNKSVHQPIVDDTQQQDASIQAAVKEITDAYKAGKNVYFHCNTGRGRAGTIATATLLELGLADSVDEAEQKAKEIKPAINIKPQFKDALKRIYEK, from the coding sequence ATGACAATCAAAAAGTATGAAGAACTAGTCTCAAATCGAATTTTCATAGGTGGCGTAGATGCAATTGATGATCTTCTTGCGAATGAAAAAATTGATATTATCTTTGATTTACGTGCAGAAGTAAAAGTTCCACTTTCAAATAATAAAAGTGTACATCAGCCTATTGTTGACGATACCCAGCAACAAGACGCGTCCATTCAAGCTGCTGTAAAAGAAATAACCGATGCATATAAGGCTGGGAAAAATGTGTATTTTCACTGTAATACTGGTCGGGGTAGAGCAGGAACCATTGCCACTGCTACATTATTGGAATTGGGACTAGCGGATTCCGTGGATGAAGCCGAACAGAAAGCGAAAGAAATCAAACCGGCTATTAATATTAAGCCCCAATTTAAAGATGCACTCAAAAGAATTTACGAGAAGTAA
- a CDS encoding metallophosphoesterase family protein, which yields MKRTLVMSDIHGELEMFERLLSDVEYDSNHDQLILLGDYVDRGPNSRKVLDKVIELKSEGALVLKGNHEDLMIKALTTNEERAWKHWINRCGGSKTLESYGLNESEFMMQDAEVFVKPVLNSKILDKHLEFIQNLDHIIERDDYVFVHAGVHPTQPIAETDPYILMWIREEFHTGYDGDRTVVFGHTPTKIFHEDAENHTIYFGDNRIIGIDGGAVYGGQLNCLELPKRKVHYVK from the coding sequence ATGAAGCGTACACTTGTAATGAGTGATATTCATGGCGAATTAGAAATGTTTGAACGTTTATTATCCGATGTGGAGTACGATTCTAATCACGATCAACTCATTCTGTTAGGTGATTATGTAGACCGTGGGCCAAACTCGAGAAAGGTACTTGATAAGGTTATCGAGCTGAAATCAGAAGGAGCCCTTGTCCTAAAAGGAAATCATGAAGACTTGATGATCAAAGCCTTGACGACAAACGAGGAACGAGCTTGGAAACATTGGATCAATCGATGTGGCGGTAGCAAAACCTTAGAAAGTTACGGTCTCAACGAAAGTGAGTTTATGATGCAAGATGCAGAGGTATTTGTTAAACCTGTATTGAATTCCAAAATATTGGACAAACACCTTGAATTCATTCAAAATCTGGATCACATTATCGAACGTGACGATTATGTTTTCGTCCATGCAGGCGTTCACCCTACACAACCAATTGCTGAAACAGATCCCTATATATTGATGTGGATCCGCGAAGAGTTCCACACAGGTTATGATGGAGACAGGACAGTCGTCTTCGGTCATACGCCAACTAAAATTTTTCATGAGGATGCGGAAAATCATACTATTTACTTCGGAGATAACCGGATTATTGGTATCGATGGTGGAGCTGTCTACGGCGGGCAATTAAATTGCTTAGAATTACCGAAACGAAAAGTTCATTACGTTAAATGA
- a CDS encoding DUF3298 and DUF4163 domain-containing protein, whose protein sequence is MDLPVSIATKRLPHASKDVKVYYPVVTQLPNPNAQSTINHAIITTLNKILVEQSFYEKDLVELLANFELKNNQRGILSLNLIVYSFTGGAHGMTIVKSLTFDTKTGKQYELKDLFKKGSNYEKKLSDIINQRIKDWNIELLEPFKGIRSDQDFYIADTSLVIYFQLYEITPYYWGFPYFPIPILDLADIIKPDGPLDRMMAFT, encoded by the coding sequence GTGGATTTACCAGTATCAATTGCAACAAAAAGACTGCCCCACGCCTCAAAGGATGTTAAAGTATATTACCCTGTTGTTACCCAATTACCAAATCCCAATGCGCAAAGTACTATTAACCATGCCATCATAACCACTCTGAACAAAATACTAGTCGAACAAAGTTTTTACGAGAAAGACCTCGTGGAATTACTTGCCAACTTCGAGTTAAAGAACAATCAACGCGGTATCCTTAGTTTGAATCTCATCGTCTATTCGTTTACAGGCGGTGCACACGGGATGACTATCGTTAAATCACTGACCTTTGATACAAAAACCGGTAAACAATACGAGTTGAAGGATTTATTCAAAAAGGGTAGCAACTACGAGAAAAAACTGTCGGATATCATAAATCAGCGGATCAAAGACTGGAATATTGAGTTGCTTGAACCATTCAAAGGAATCCGTAGTGACCAGGATTTCTATATCGCTGACACTTCTCTCGTTATTTATTTCCAGCTTTATGAAATCACGCCATACTATTGGGGCTTCCCCTACTTCCCGATTCCAATTCTAGATCTAGCCGATATAATAAAACCCGATGGTCCACTTGACCGGATGATGGCATTCACTTAA
- a CDS encoding YkvA family protein gives MMKKQKEYENKLKNFDPESSMPETENHYSDEKFWGKMMKYGKLAGKTTVYYSLLLFYVAKSPEVPKSTKMIIVGALSYLIFPIDLIPDFIPVVGLVDDAGVIAAAVFKVISYIDEDIKNKAKVKMNTLLGFKFNDEEIDKRLL, from the coding sequence ATGATGAAAAAACAAAAAGAGTACGAAAATAAATTGAAGAACTTTGATCCGGAGTCCAGTATGCCGGAAACAGAAAACCATTATTCAGACGAAAAGTTTTGGGGAAAAATGATGAAATACGGGAAACTGGCGGGGAAGACAACAGTCTATTATAGCTTGCTTCTTTTCTACGTTGCAAAAAGTCCTGAGGTTCCCAAATCGACAAAGATGATTATTGTCGGTGCACTCAGCTATCTGATTTTCCCGATCGATCTCATTCCAGATTTCATACCAGTAGTCGGACTGGTGGATGATGCCGGGGTCATAGCCGCAGCCGTATTTAAAGTGATTTCTTATATTGATGAAGATATAAAAAATAAAGCAAAAGTGAAAATGAATACACTACTTGGTTTTAAATTCAATGATGAAGAAATAGACAAACGATTATTATAA
- a CDS encoding SAM hydrolase/SAM-dependent halogenase family protein, producing the protein MTTGLLVFQSDFGKSDGAVSAMHGVANSVQRGIPIFEITHQIPQYNIWEASYRLLQSIGYWPSETVFVSIVDPGVGSNRRAIVAKTADNHYIITPDNGTLTHVLQFIKITEIREIDESKNRLPNSGESHTFHGRDIFAYTGARLAAGIIQFEEIGASVNPSTIIALPLKLSTIVDETITGIVDIIDRPFGNLWTNISREQFKEIVEQYGDSIEVSITTDGRTIYNNIMTFGRSFADLHIGEPLVYVNSLDNIGIAINQGSFADAYRIGTGTNWEIIIRKAPRIVYE; encoded by the coding sequence ATGACAACAGGTTTATTGGTTTTTCAATCCGATTTCGGCAAAAGTGATGGTGCAGTGAGTGCGATGCATGGCGTAGCAAACTCCGTTCAACGCGGAATCCCAATTTTTGAAATCACACATCAAATTCCTCAATACAATATTTGGGAAGCTTCCTATCGGTTATTACAGTCGATCGGTTATTGGCCAAGTGAAACGGTCTTCGTATCAATTGTCGACCCAGGAGTTGGATCGAACCGTCGTGCGATCGTTGCGAAGACTGCGGATAATCACTATATTATTACGCCGGATAACGGGACATTAACGCATGTGTTGCAATTCATCAAAATAACGGAGATCCGGGAAATCGATGAATCAAAAAACCGGCTTCCGAATTCAGGTGAATCGCATACCTTCCATGGACGCGATATATTCGCTTACACGGGTGCGCGGCTTGCTGCTGGAATTATCCAATTTGAAGAAATTGGTGCATCAGTTAATCCATCAACTATTATTGCACTACCATTGAAATTGTCCACCATTGTGGATGAAACAATTACAGGAATAGTAGATATTATCGACCGTCCCTTCGGCAATCTCTGGACCAATATAAGCCGAGAACAATTCAAGGAAATCGTAGAACAGTATGGCGATTCAATAGAAGTTTCTATAACGACAGATGGCCGTACAATCTACAACAACATCATGACGTTCGGCCGATCGTTTGCAGACTTGCATATTGGTGAGCCACTCGTTTATGTGAACTCCCTCGACAATATCGGCATTGCTATCAATCAAGGATCTTTTGCAGATGCCTATCGTATTGGTACCGGAACAAACTGGGAAATTATTATTCGTAAGGCCCCAAGAATTGTGTATGAATAA
- a CDS encoding nucleotide excision repair endonuclease, which produces MITITIPNPDVTIVQRKQEMGADVAPIKPIYGFIDLHEIPRDKGGIILFYNNKDELLFAGKARKLRQRVKKHFEDTVSPIKNHRNEVHEIAIIVVEDPMEREIYETYIINTQRAKYNLDKVFFE; this is translated from the coding sequence TTGATCACAATTACTATACCAAATCCGGATGTAACAATTGTACAACGTAAACAAGAAATGGGTGCCGATGTTGCGCCGATAAAACCAATTTATGGATTTATTGATTTACATGAAATTCCACGTGATAAAGGCGGCATCATTTTGTTTTATAATAACAAAGATGAATTGCTGTTTGCTGGGAAAGCACGTAAACTGCGCCAACGTGTTAAAAAGCATTTTGAAGACACGGTCTCTCCAATCAAAAATCATCGTAACGAAGTGCATGAAATTGCGATTATCGTTGTCGAAGACCCGATGGAACGCGAAATTTATGAAACGTATATCATTAATACACAACGTGCGAAATATAATCTTGATAAAGTATTTTTTGAGTGA